In a genomic window of Gossypium arboreum isolate Shixiya-1 chromosome 9, ASM2569848v2, whole genome shotgun sequence:
- the LOC108456517 gene encoding paired amphipathic helix protein Sin3-like 2 — MQFLKWVFFNFFKEFTFFLALGFTGLKAEPDEQNEMAGGGEGGGGSKPTKKSAEAYLKEVREMFEDKKYKYDMFLEVMKYFSNQRADIVCVMGRVKELLKGQNNLIQGFNLFLPKGYEISVDEEKASPEEKISEFDEAFDFITLIKERDEHVYTSFLDLVNKHWGEQDVASIFWDHPDLLEEFKIF; from the exons ATGCAATTTTTGAAATGggtttttttcaatttcttcaaagAATTCACTTTCTTTTTGGCTCTTGGATTTACAGGGTTGAAAGCTGAACC CGATGAGCAAAACGAAATGGCTGGTGGAGGGGAAGGGGGAGGAGGAAGCAAACCGACTAAAAAATCTGCTGAAGCGTATCTGAAGGAAGTCAGGGAGATGTTTGAGGATAAAAAATACAAGTACGACATGTTCCTTGAAGTCATGAAGTATTTCAGTAATCAAAG GGCTGACATAGTGTGTGTGATGGGGCGAGTGAAAGAGTTATTGAAAGGGCAAAACAACTTGATTCAGGGATTTAATTTGTTTCTACCGAAGGGATATGAAATTAGCGTGGACGAGGAGAAGGCTTCTCCGGAAGAAAAGATTTCTGAATTTGATGAAGCATTTGATTTTATAACGCTAATAAAA GAACGTGATGAGCATGTTTATACATCATTTCTGGATCTTGTAAATAAGCACTGGGGGGAGCAGGAC GTTGCTTCTATTTTTTGGGACCATCCAGATTTGCTTGAGGAGTTCAAAATTTTTTAA
- the LOC108456701 gene encoding E2F transcription factor-like E2FF encodes MSSFASQESESNSRTLYCRKEKSLGLLCSNFLALYNHDSVQTIGLDDAASKLGVERRRIYDVVNILESIGVVARKGKNQYLWKGFGEIPKALEKLKEEALKQNFCFSDCSKSLRVLDENESADSSYVKNEGQDNLSESSKRTDTKREKSLWLITQNFVKLFLCSDAELITLDSAAIALLGDVHNSTAVRTKVRRLYDIANVFSSMNLIEKTHHPESRKPAFRWLGWRAKLHNGSTTALELNESKKRTFGTEITNQNLKRTKANSSAHRRLNQKENTGMHIKLDSVEHDHKMQQHSKQCSKGFAFGPFTPAAISSGNRNVRPIRDWESLASIYKPQYLNQALSDLFAHYMEAWNSWYAEVARKEEIH; translated from the exons ATGTCTTCGTTTGCTTCTCAAGAATCTGAATCTAATTCACGAACTCTTTACTGCCGCAAAGAAAAATCTCTCGGCCTTTTATGCTCCAA TTTTTTGGCGTTGTATAATCATGACAGCGTTCAAACGATTGGACTGGATGATGCGGCTTCAAAACTAG GAGTTGAACGTCGTCGTATATATGATGTAGTGAATATATTGGAGAGTATTGGA GTAGTggcaagaaaaggaaagaacCAATACTTATGGAAGGGTTTTGGAGAAATTCCAAAGGCTTTGGAGAAGCTTAAG GAAGAGGCTCTTAAACAGAATTTCTGTTTCTCAGATTGCAGTAAATCATTAAGG GTCTTAGATGAAAATGAAAGTGCAGACTCTTCATATGTGAAGAATGAAGGGCAAGATAATCTTTCAGAATCATCAAAACGTACTG ATACCAAAAGAGAAAAATCCCTTTGGCTTATCACACAGAACTTTGTCAAGCTTTTCCTTTGTTCAGAT GCTGAATTGATCACCCTTGATAGTGCAGCCATTGCTCTGCTGGGAGATGTCCACAATTCTACTGCTGTGAGAA CAAAAGTGAGACGATTGTATGACATTGCCAATGTGTTTTCTTCCATGAATTTAATTGAGAAG ACCCATCACCCCGAAAGCAGGAAACCAGCATTCAGGTGGCTGGGATGGCGAGCCAAACTCCACAATGGATCAACGACAGCTTTGGAATTGAATGAATCAAAGAAGAGGACGTTTGGGACTGAAATTACAAACCAAAATCTAAAGAGAACGAAGGCAAACTCCTCTGCTCATCGGAGGTTAAACCAGAAGGAAAATACGGGAATGCATATTAAGCTCGATAGTGTAGAACATGATCATAAAATGCAGCAGCATTCAAAGCAATGCTCCAAGGGTTTTGCATTTGGCCCTTTTACTCCTGCTGCTATATCCTCAGGAAACAGAAATGTGAGACCAATTCGGGACTGGGAGAGCCTTGCTTCTATTTATAAACCTCAGTATCTTAATCAAG CTCTTAGTGACCTTTTTGCTCATTACATGGAAGCATGGAACTCTTGGTATGCCGAAGTTGCAAGAAAAGAAGAGATTCATTGA
- the LOC108456700 gene encoding paired amphipathic helix protein Sin3-like 2 isoform X2 encodes MRNTILGFFMQMTISMFFSDFIKFMSALYSLLNGSTDNTKFEDECRAIIGNQSYVLFTLDKLIYKLVKQLQVVAADEMDNKLLQLYEYEKSRKHWKTMDSVYYENARVLLHEENIYRLKCSSSPSRLSIQLMDNVIEKPEAFAVSMEPNFSAILHNDFLSVFPGKEEPHGIILKRNKKNYANLDEFDATCMAMEGVELVNGLENKIDCNSYKISYVLDTEDFFFRRRNSSRRRSHNNQARIQRFLRFLSTSQ; translated from the exons ATGAGAAATACAATTCTTGGGTTTTTTATGCAAATGACGATTTCTATGTTCTTTTCAGACTTCATCAA ATTTATGAGTGCATTGTACAGTCTGCTCAATGGATCAACCGATAATACAAAGTTTGAGGATGAATGCCGAGCTATAATAGGAAACCAGTCATATGTGTTATTCACATTGGACAAGTTGATATATAAATTGGTTAAACAG CTTCAAGTTGTTGCAGCGGATGAGATGGATAATAAGCTTCTTCAATTGTATGAATATGAAAAATCCCGGAAACATTGGAAGACAATGGATTCAGTTTATTACGAGAATGCACGTGTCCTTCTCCATGAGGAGAATATATATAGACTGAAATGC TCATCTTCGCCATCTCGTTTGTCTATTCAGCTGATGGACAATGTTATTGAAAAGCCCGAAGCATTTGCTGTTTCCATGGAACCTAATTTTTCAGCCATTTTGCACAATGACTTTCTGTCAGTCTTTCCCGGAAAGGAGGAACCACATGGCATCATACTAAAGAG AAACAAGAAGAACTACGCAAATCTAGATGAATTTGATGCTACTTGCATGGCCATGGAAGGTGTTGAACTGGTTAACGGTTTAGAGAACAAGATAGATTGCAACTCATACAAG ATATCTTATGTATTGGACACTGAAGATTTCTTCTTTCGTAGAAGAAATTCATCACGGCGCAGATCACACAATAATCAGGCAAGAATACAACGGTTCCTTAGATTTTTATCCACTTCACAATAA
- the LOC108456700 gene encoding paired amphipathic helix protein Sin3-like 2 isoform X1 — MKRIRDDIYSGSQFKRPFTSSRAESYGQNQMPGGGGGTGGGEGGGGGGGGGGAGGGGSMSQKLTTNDALTYLKEVKEMFQDQKEKYDMFLEVMKDFKAQRTDTAGVIARVKELFKGHNNLIYGFNTFLPKGYGITLDEDEAPPKKTVEFDEAISFVNKIKKRFQNDEHVYKSFLDILNMYRKEHKDINEVYTEVASLFEDHPDLLDEFTRFLPDSQAAPMTQQVPYGRNSTQHYNERSSATPTLRQIQIDKQRRRDRSITSNADRDLSVDRPELDDDKAVIKMQKEQRKRVEKDSRDQRIRDHDDPEHDNNRDFNLQRFPDKKRSGRKVEGFASYDDRDTFKSMCNQGFVFCEKVKERLCNSDDYQAFLKCLNIYSNGIIKRNDLQNLVTDLLGKYPDLMNEFNQFLERCENTDGLLAGVINKKSLTVVGHAPKSEEKREIEAAKEKERYKYMGKSIQELDLSNCQNCTPSYRLLPDDYPIPIASQRSELGAQVLNDNWVSVTSGSEDYSFKHMRRNQYEESLFRCEDDRFELDMLLESVSSTAKRAEDLLNSINENKINLDSPFHVEEHFTVLNLRCIERLYGDHGLDVMEILRKNPALALPVILTRLKQKQEEWTKCRLDFNKVWAEIYSKNHYKSLDHRSFYFKQQDSKNLSVKSLVAEIKELKEKNQKEDDVLMASVAGHRQPPSPHLEYEYVDVNIHEDLYKLIEYSCEEMCSTKEQLNRAMRLWTTFLEPMLGVPPQRNGREGTEGAGKAQSSAVNGTASSIAESDGSPGVDATVNSGQPKATSNGDGNSSSELTNSCRNGLTNREILAKDEHSGHVSRVDSKPEKEIKFTADKRPGINMVAIGIKAENNQGRSNVEGTSGPSAAASRPTSIAASEAHESEANVDLVHSSEGVTVAKHALIVNGTPTDGSNASRYHEESAGPSKVEKEEGELSPNGDFEEDNFVAYGDAGPKVVLKAKHGVESRQHRSGNGKDLHSVDAGGENDADADDEDSENASEAGDDASGSESAGDECSHEEHEEEEEVERDEVDGKAESEGEAEGIADAHVGGDGTSLSFPERFLFTVKPLSKHVPPALPEDEKYNSWVFYANDDFYVLFRLHQILYQRILSAKTNLAGGEIKWKHLKDTSSSDLYARFMSALYSLLNGSTDNTKFEDECRAIIGNQSYVLFTLDKLIYKLVKQLQVVAADEMDNKLLQLYEYEKSRKHWKTMDSVYYENARVLLHEENIYRLKCSSSPSRLSIQLMDNVIEKPEAFAVSMEPNFSAILHNDFLSVFPGKEEPHGIILKRNKKNYANLDEFDATCMAMEGVELVNGLENKIDCNSYKISYVLDTEDFFFRRRNSSRRRSHNNQARIQRFLRFLSTSQ; from the exons ATGAAGCGAATAAGAGATGATATATATTCTGGTTCTCAATTTAAACGTCCGTTTACTTCTTCAAGGGCTGAATC CTATGGGCAAAACCAAATGCCTGGTGGAGGTGGCGGCACAGGTGGAGGGGAAGGGGGAGGAGGAGGAGGGGGAGGTGGAGGAGCTGGAGGAGGGGGAAGTATGTCGCAGAAACTGACTACAAACGATGCCTTAACATATTTAAAGGAAGTCAAGGAGATGTTTCAGGATCAAAAAGAGAAGTACGACATGTTCCTTGAAGTCATGAAGGATTTCAAGGCTCAAAG GACTGACACTGCTGGTGTCATTGCCCGAGTGAAAGAGTTATTCAAAGGGCATAACAActtgatttatggatttaataccTTTTTGCCAAAGGGATATGGAATTACCCTTGACGAGGATGAGGCTCCTCCAAAAAAGACTGTTGAATTTGATGAAGCAATCAGTTTTGTAAACAAAATAAAG aaacgtttccaaaatgatGAGCATGTTTATAAATCATTTCTGGATATTTTGAATATGTACCGGAAGGAGCACAAGGACATAAATGAGGTCTATACTGAG GTTGCTTCTCTTTTTGAGGACCATCCAGATCTTCTTGATGAGTTCACAAGATTTTTGCCAGATTCTCAAGCAGCACCTATGACCCAACAAGTTCCTTATGGTCGAAACTCAACTCAGCATTATAATGAGCGAAGCTCTGCTACACCCACCTTGCGGCAAATACAAATTGATAAG caACGTCGGAGGGATAGGAGTATTACTTCCAATGCTGATAGGGATCTCAGTGTTGACCGTCCTGAACTGGACGATGACAAAGCTGTTATCAAAATGCAAAAGGAGCAGAGAAAGCGTGTGGAAAAGGACAGTAGGGATCAGAGAATTCGTGATCACGATGATCCTGAGCATGACAACAATAGGGATTTTAACTTGCAGCGTTTTCCTGACAAAAAGAGATCCGGAAGAAAGGTTGAAGGATTTGCTTCTTATGATgacagggatactttcaaaa GCATGTGCAACCAAGGGTTTGTATTCTGCGAGAAAGTTAAGGAGAGGCTATGCAACTCAGATGATTACCAGGCGTTCTTAAAGTGCCTTAATATTTATAGCAACGGAATAATCAAAAGAAATGATTTGCAAAATTTG GTGACTGATTTACTTGGCAAGTATCCAGATCTTATGAATGAATTCAATCAGTTCTTGGAGCGTTGCGAGAATACGG ATGGGCTTCTTGCTGGTGTTATTAATAAAA AATCTCTTACAGTTGTTGGACATGCACCCAAGTCAGAGGAAAAACGCGAAATTGAGGCAGCTAAGGAAAAGGAGAGATATAAGTATATGGGAAAATCAATACAGGAGCTTGACCTTTCTAACTGCCAAAATTGTACTCCAAGCTATCGGCTTCTGCCTGATGAT TACCCAATACCTATCGCAAGTCAGAGATCCGAGCTCGGCGCTCAAGTGCTGAATGATAATTGGGTATCTGTGACTTCAGGAAGTGAGGATTATTCTTTTAAGCACATGCGCCGAAATCAATATGAAGAGAGCTTGTTCAGATGTGAGGATGATAG GTTTGAGCTGGATATGTTGTTAGAATCCGTGAGCTCAACAGCCAAGCGTGCCGAGGACTTGCTAAATAGCATTAatgaaaataaaatcaatttggatTCTCCGTTCCATGTTGAAGAACACTTCACTG TTCTAAATTTAAGGTGCATTGAGCGTTTATATGGTGACCATGGTCTTGATGTGATGGAAATATTACGTAAAAATCCTGCTCTTGCATTACCTGTCATTTTAACTCGCCTGAAGCAAAAGCAAGAAGAGTGGACAAAGTGCCGCTTAGACTTCAACAAGGTTTGGGCTGAAATTTATTCAAAAAACCATTACAAATCGCTTGATCACCGCAGCTTCTATTTCAAGCAGCAGGATTCAAAGAACTTGAGTGTGAAAT CTTTAGTGGCTGAAATCAAGGAGTTGAAAGAGAAAAACCAGAAAGAGGACGATGTTCTTATGGCTAGCGTTGCTGGTCACCGACAACCCCCCTCTCCACACCTTGAATATGAATATGTGGATGTCAACATTCATGAGGATCTATATAAACTTATAGAATATTCATGTGAAGAGATGTGCTCAACGAAAGAACAGTTAAATCGAGCCATGAGGCTCTGGACCACTTTCTTGGAACCAATGTTGGGTGTGCCTCCTCAACGTAATGGCAGAGAGGGCACTGAAGGTGCCGGTAAAGCTCAGAGTTCTGCTGTAAATGGCACTGCATCAAGCATTGCTGAAAGTGATGGGAGCCCTGGAGTTGATGCTACTGTAAATTCAGGGCAACCAAAGGCTACTAGTAATGGAGATGGGAACAGTTCATCCGAACTAACAAATTCTTGCAGAAATGGGTTGACAAACAGGGAAATTTTAGCAAAAGATGAACACTCAGGTCATGTCTCCAGAGTTGATTCGAAGCCAGAGAAAGAGATTAAATTTACAGCTGATAAAAGGCCTGGAATTAACATGGTTGCTATTGGAATCAAAGCAGAAAATAATCAGGGCAGAAGCAATGTTGAAGGGACATCAG GTCCCAGTGCAGCTGCATCTAGACCTACTAGCATTGCTGCTAGTGAGGCTCATGAATCTGAAGCTAATGTTGATCTTGTACATTCATCGGAG GGTGTCACTGTAGCAAAACATGCTTTAATAGTAAATGGAACGCCTACAGATGGCTCTAATGCTAGCAGATATCACGAAGAATCTGCTGGTCCCTCCAAAGTCGAAAAAGAAGAAGGTGAATTATCACCTAATGGTGATTTTGAGGAGGATAATTTTGTTGCCTACGGTGATGCTGGTCCAAAGGTAGTGCTGAAGGCAAAGCATGGTGTTGAAAGCAGACAACACCGATCTGGAAATGGGAAAGATTTGCATTCCGTGGATGCTGGTGGAGAAAATGATGCGGATGCTGATGATGAGGATAGTGAAAATGCCTCGGAGGCTGGTGATGATGCATCGGGCAGTGAGTCTGCTGGTGATGAATGCTCCCATGAAGAACATGAAGAGGAGGAAGAGGTCGAACGTGATGAAGTTGATGGTAAGGCTGAGAGTGAAGGTGAAGCCGAAGGAATTGCTGATGCACATGTGGGAGGAGATGGGACCTCCTTGTCATTCCCGGAACGTTTTCTTTTTACAGTGAAGCCTCTTTCAAAGCACGTACCACCAGCTTTACCTGAAGATGAGAAATACAATTCTTGGGTTTTTTATGCAAATGACGATTTCTATGTTCTTTTCAGACTTCATCAA ATCCTATACCAAAGAATACTTTCTGCAAAAACAAATTTAGCCGGTGGTGAAATAAAATGGAAACATTTGAAAGACACTAGTTCTTCAGATTTATATGCCAG ATTTATGAGTGCATTGTACAGTCTGCTCAATGGATCAACCGATAATACAAAGTTTGAGGATGAATGCCGAGCTATAATAGGAAACCAGTCATATGTGTTATTCACATTGGACAAGTTGATATATAAATTGGTTAAACAG CTTCAAGTTGTTGCAGCGGATGAGATGGATAATAAGCTTCTTCAATTGTATGAATATGAAAAATCCCGGAAACATTGGAAGACAATGGATTCAGTTTATTACGAGAATGCACGTGTCCTTCTCCATGAGGAGAATATATATAGACTGAAATGC TCATCTTCGCCATCTCGTTTGTCTATTCAGCTGATGGACAATGTTATTGAAAAGCCCGAAGCATTTGCTGTTTCCATGGAACCTAATTTTTCAGCCATTTTGCACAATGACTTTCTGTCAGTCTTTCCCGGAAAGGAGGAACCACATGGCATCATACTAAAGAG AAACAAGAAGAACTACGCAAATCTAGATGAATTTGATGCTACTTGCATGGCCATGGAAGGTGTTGAACTGGTTAACGGTTTAGAGAACAAGATAGATTGCAACTCATACAAG ATATCTTATGTATTGGACACTGAAGATTTCTTCTTTCGTAGAAGAAATTCATCACGGCGCAGATCACACAATAATCAGGCAAGAATACAACGGTTCCTTAGATTTTTATCCACTTCACAATAA